Below is a window of Fodinicurvata sp. EGI_FJ10296 DNA.
CTCAAGGCGGGGCTGGCGCATCTCTGGTTCGTGACCATCCACCCTTTCGACGACGGCAATGGGCGGATCGCGCGCGCCATCGCCGATCTGGTGCTGGCCCGCGCCGAGCAAAGCCCGCAGCGATTCTACAGCATGTCGGCGCAAATCCGGGGGGAGCGCAAAGCCTATTACGACATCCTCGAAGCCACGCAGAAGGGCGGCCTCGACATTACCGCGTGGTTCGAGTGGTTTCTGGCATGCCTCGACCGCGCCATCGACGGTGCAGAGCACACGCTTTCCACCGTACTGCGCAAGGCGCGGGTCTGGGAGGCCATCAGGGACCACCCCCTCACCGACCGCCAGCGCGCCATGATCAACCGGTTGCTCGACGGCTTCGAGGGCAAGCTGACAACGTCGAAATGGGCGAAGCTCTCGAAATGTTCGCCCGACACGGCGCTGCGCGATATCACAGGCCTGATCGACCGCGGCATTCTCGTCCGCGATTCGGGCGGCGGCCGCAGCACGAGCTATTCACTGAAAGCTGCGGAGTAACCACGCATGGTCATTCCTGCAGTCAGCCCCCGCGCCGCCGCCCTTCCAGCCCGGCGGCTTCGGCCTCGGTGGACTCCGGGATGCGCATCTCGAATATGTTGTCGATGACCGTATAGTCGTAATAGCCCAGCCGGGCGATGGGGCGGATTTTCAGGACGTCGAGCTTGCCCTCGGGCGTCAGGGCGTCATCGTTCACATGAATGCGCACGACCTCGCCGACGATCAGGTCGGTGGTGCCGACATCGGTCTTGCCGGGAAGGCGCAGGGTGGTGACGTATTTGCATTCGAAATGACAAGGCGACTGCGCCACCCGCAGGCAAGGGGCATCAACCGATGGCAGGGTGTCGAGGCCGGCGCGCTCGAACTCATCCACGCCATGCGGCAGCGCCATGGCCGAGATGTTCACCGCCTCGCGCAGGTCCCAGGTGGCCATGTTCCAGACGAACCAGCCGGTCTCCTCGATGTTGCGCACGCTGTCCTTGCGCCCGCCCAGAACCGACTGGTTGGCCGCCAGCATCACCATCGGCGGATCGTATGTCAGGTTCTGCCATTGGCTATAGGGGGCAAGATTGTGCTGACCCGCCCCCGATACGGTGGAAAGCCAACCGATCGGACGCGGCACCGTGCACGCCTTGAACGGGTCGAATGGCAAGGGGCACGCTTCGGCACCCGGAGCGAAATGCATGGATGATGCCCCTTTTGTCGGATCACGCGCCGGATTCACGGCCCGGCAATGGATAGACAGCGTTGATCTGCCAGCCGGCATCGGTCTCGATCATCAGATAACCCAAGAAATGCAATTCCCCCTCGGCGTCGCGAACCATGACATGCTGCGCGATGCCATGCGGCGTCATGTGCTGGTCGAGCATCGTGACCTCTGCCGGACGATACACCATCGGATAGCCGCTTTGCACCATCCGGCCGAACCGTTGCGGGGTGCCGAATTGGCGTTTGATCATCGGGCTGGCGAATTCGAAGGCGGCGTCGAAATCGTCGGCCTGAAACGCGGCGATCTGACCCGTGATCACCGAGGCTATGGCAACCTCATCGGCGTGTGCATAAGCAGGCAGCGAGAGCCCGCAAACCAGAACCAGGGCAGCGAAATGTTTGCGCATGGCATGCTCCAATGATCGAGTGCACCCAAACGCTATACGCAACCTGCCCCGGAATGGATGTGCCGAATGGCTGAATACATGAGGCCGTCGCATTTCTCATCGGCAACAGCGCATATTTGAATTTTATGGGCTAATCACGATATTGACTATTTATCGGGTTCAGCCCATAGTTTGATCATGACGGAATTGGGCCGCACACCAAAGCAGATCGGCAACGTGATCCGCCGCGCCCGCAAGCGGCGGGGGTGGAGCCAGACGCAGCTCGGCGACAAGGCCGGCCTGCGCCAGGAAACGATTTCGCTCATGGAAACCGGCAATCCGGCCGCACGCATCGACACCATCCTTACCGTGCTGGCGGCACTCGACCTGGAATTCCGGATCGCGCCCCGCACCCGGGGCGAGTCCGCCGACATCGAGGCGCTGTTCTGATGGCCCGTCGGCGCCGATACGCCCCGCTGAGCGTGCATCTGAACAACCGGCTCGTCGGCCACCTGAACAAGGAACCCAGCGGCGCGATCCATTTTCGCTATGACGAAAGCTGGCTCGCGTGGGAGCAAGCCTTTCCCGTCTCACTCTCACTGCCGCTCCGCGAGGACGCTTACCGCGGTGAACCGGTCGCAGCCGTGTTCGAAAACCTGCTGCCGGACTCCGAACCGTTGCGCCGCCGCGTATCCGAACGGGTCGGCGCCGACGGCACGGACGCCTATAGCCTGCTGGCCGCGATCGGCCGCGACTGTGTCGGGGCGCTGCAATTCATCGCGGACGGAATCGAGACAGCCGACAGCACCGCAATCGAAGGAGAGCCGGTCGACGACGCGGCGCTCGACCGGCTTCTGCGGAACCTTGCTCAGACCCCGCTTGGCTTGAATCGCGACGACTCGTTCCGCATTTCGGTTGCCGGCGCGCAGGAGAAAACCGCCCTCCTCCGCCACGGGAACCAATGGCTCAAGCCGCACGGAACAACGCCCACGACGCATCTCTTCAAGCCGCAGATCGGCCAGTTGCCAAACGGGATCGACCTCTCCAACAGCGTCGAGAACGAATACTACTGCCTCAGAATACTCGCCGCCTTCGGCATGCCGGTCAACAATGCCGAGATCCGCACATTCGGGGAGACGACGGCATTGGTCGTCGAGCGGTTTGACCGGCGCTGGACCCGGGATGGCCGACTTCTCCGCCTGCCGCAGGAAGATTGCTGCCAGGCGTTGTCAGTCCCGCCGTCCCGCAAATATCAAAGTGATCGCGGACCGGGATTGGTCGATATCCTGCAATTGCTCAAGGGCAGCGACACGCCGGCGGAAGACCAGAAGCTTGTGCTGAAAGCACAGATCCTTTTCTGGCTGATCGGCGCGACAGACGGCCATGCCAAGAACTTCAGCATCTTTCTACGCCCCGGCGGAAGCTTCTCGCTCACACCCTTCTATGATGTCCTCAGCGCGCAGCCGAGCCTTCACGCACGCCAGATCGAACCAAAGCAGATGAAGCTGGCAATGTCCGTCGGGGACAACAACCACTATCGCATCGACCAGATCCACGCCCGGCACTTCCTCCAGTCAGGTGACCGCGCGGGCTTGCCGAGAGCGCTGGTGCGTGAGGCGATCGAAGACGTTCGGGCGCAGACTGATGGTGCAATAGCGCATATGGAACGCAGCCTTCCTGCTGACTTCCCGGCATTCATCCACGATGCGGTCACCACCGGTCTGCGCGCGCGGCTTTCTGCCCTGCAAAGCAAGGTGTAAAGTTTCAACGAGGTTTCGCGATGTGGCTCAGCCGGGGATGGATTCGATGCGCTTTCGCCTGATCGCCGCTGTTGCCGCCACGGTCGTCGCCCTGGGCGCGGCGGGCGCTTATGCGATGTTCCTGAAGGATATGCAGGACATTCGCGCGCGTATGGCGGCCGAGGCTGAGGGCGCCGAAACCCGCCACGGTCCGGTTCGTTTTGTGCGCGGCGGCGCCGGGCCGGGAACGGGGACAGGAACGCCGGTCCTGTCGATCCACGGTGCCGGTGGCGGCTACGATCAGGGCCGGCTTCTGGCCGAGGCGTTTCTGCCCGACGGCGTCGCCTGGATCGCCCCGTCGCGCTTCGGCTATCCGGGGTCGCCCCTGCCGGAAAATCCCTCCACGGCTGCTCAGGCCGACGCTTTTGCCGATCTTCTGGAT
It encodes the following:
- a CDS encoding helix-turn-helix domain-containing protein, yielding MTELGRTPKQIGNVIRRARKRRGWSQTQLGDKAGLRQETISLMETGNPAARIDTILTVLAALDLEFRIAPRTRGESADIEALF
- a CDS encoding flavin reductase family protein — protein: MHFAPGAEACPLPFDPFKACTVPRPIGWLSTVSGAGQHNLAPYSQWQNLTYDPPMVMLAANQSVLGGRKDSVRNIEETGWFVWNMATWDLREAVNISAMALPHGVDEFERAGLDTLPSVDAPCLRVAQSPCHFECKYVTTLRLPGKTDVGTTDLIVGEVVRIHVNDDALTPEGKLDVLKIRPIARLGYYDYTVIDNIFEMRIPESTEAEAAGLEGRRRGG
- a CDS encoding type II toxin-antitoxin system HipA family toxin, with protein sequence MARRRRYAPLSVHLNNRLVGHLNKEPSGAIHFRYDESWLAWEQAFPVSLSLPLREDAYRGEPVAAVFENLLPDSEPLRRRVSERVGADGTDAYSLLAAIGRDCVGALQFIADGIETADSTAIEGEPVDDAALDRLLRNLAQTPLGLNRDDSFRISVAGAQEKTALLRHGNQWLKPHGTTPTTHLFKPQIGQLPNGIDLSNSVENEYYCLRILAAFGMPVNNAEIRTFGETTALVVERFDRRWTRDGRLLRLPQEDCCQALSVPPSRKYQSDRGPGLVDILQLLKGSDTPAEDQKLVLKAQILFWLIGATDGHAKNFSIFLRPGGSFSLTPFYDVLSAQPSLHARQIEPKQMKLAMSVGDNNHYRIDQIHARHFLQSGDRAGLPRALVREAIEDVRAQTDGAIAHMERSLPADFPAFIHDAVTTGLRARLSALQSKV
- a CDS encoding DUF4864 domain-containing protein yields the protein MRKHFAALVLVCGLSLPAYAHADEVAIASVITGQIAAFQADDFDAAFEFASPMIKRQFGTPQRFGRMVQSGYPMVYRPAEVTMLDQHMTPHGIAQHVMVRDAEGELHFLGYLMIETDAGWQINAVYPLPGRESGA